From the genome of Mucilaginibacter paludis DSM 18603:
ATAATGAACCCGATATGTTGAAAAAATCGAACGCCATGCCATAAACAATGCATGATAGGATGATCATCCACAAACCATCGGCAGGATTGCCGAACGCGAACAAACCAAAACGCAACACCCAGGCCAGCATGCTGAACAGCATTACATTTTTAATACCAAATTTGCGCAAAAAGAAAGGTATGGCCAAAATGAACAACGTTTCGGAGATCTGCGAAATGGAGATGATTGCGCTGGAGTGCTCTACCGCAAATAAACCTTTATAGGCAGGCACTTTGGCAAAATCTAATATATAAGTAGTACCGTAAGCGTTGGTAAGTTGTAACGCCGCGCCCAACAGTAAGGAGAAGGCGAAAAAAATGGCAAATTTTGGCGTTTTAAACAATTCAAATGCTTTTAGGCCTAAGGCGTCCATCAGTGTTTTTTTACCGGCTTTACCTAATAAAGGCGGGCATTTAGGCAGCGAGAACGAAAATAAACCCAAGGCTAAAGCAACACCCGATGCAATATAAAATTGATTAGCCGAGGTTTCGCTTTTGGTAATATCTACAACCCATAAAGCGGCAATAAAGCCGATGGTGCCCCAAACGCGTATCGGTGGATAATCTTTAACAACATCTTTACCTTCTCCTTTTAATGCCGAGTAGGCTACCGTAATGGATAGGGATAGTGTGGGCATGTAAAATATCATATTG
Proteins encoded in this window:
- a CDS encoding nucleoside permease — translated: MNIKFRLILMNFMQFFIWGAWLLTVGAYWFQNKGWSGAQFGAIFSTMGISSIFMPAIAGIISDKWINAEKLYGTLHILGAATLFCVPLVTNPTVFFWVILLNMIFYMPTLSLSITVAYSALKGEGKDVVKDYPPIRVWGTIGFIAALWVVDITKSETSANQFYIASGVALALGLFSFSLPKCPPLLGKAGKKTLMDALGLKAFELFKTPKFAIFFAFSLLLGAALQLTNAYGTTYILDFAKVPAYKGLFAVEHSSAIISISQISETLFILAIPFFLRKFGIKNVMLFSMLAWVLRFGLFAFGNPADGLWMIILSCIVYGMAFDFFNISGSLFIETQTTPEIRGSAQGLFMMMVNGFGAFFGSIGSGFIIEKFFTNADATKDWHGIWLTFAAYALVIAVIFPFVFRYKHNLALAHSIQDAQPPMKGAF